The following coding sequences are from one Bos taurus isolate L1 Dominette 01449 registration number 42190680 breed Hereford chromosome 26, ARS-UCD2.0, whole genome shotgun sequence window:
- the ZFYVE27 gene encoding protrudin isoform X3, giving the protein MAPLLPSPSNTRFPRRPRSKPLPLDSLLLLCAKALPPCLLKLSVWVELEIRKENESACGSPHPRRKGMECCGRMQTSEREGCGPEVSPSTVPEATLESLPVPTKLPAFDLFNLVLSYKRLEVYLEPLKDAGDGVRYLLRWQTPLCSLLTCLGLNVLFLTLNEGAWYSVGALMISVPALLGYLQEGCQARLSESELMRRKYHSVRQEDLQRVRLSRPEAVAEVKSFLIQLEALLSRLCGTCEAAYRVLHWENPAVSSQFYGALLGTVCMLYLLPLCWVLALLNSTLFLGNVEFFRVVSEYRASLQRRMNPKQEESAFESPPPSDAGGKGALVDCTPAPTPTEDLTPGSVEEAEEAEPDEEFKDAIEETHLVVLEDDEGAPCPAEDELVLQDNGFLSKNEVLRSKVSRLTERLRKRYPTNNYGSCTGCSATFSVLKKRRNCSNCGNIFCSRCCSFKVPRSSMGATVTYAYSRRFGNYYTEEEGREK; this is encoded by the exons ATGGCCCCTTTGTTACCCTCCCCTTCAAACACCCGCTTCCCCCGCCGTCCCAGATCGAAGCCCCTACCCTTGGACTCCCTATTGTTGCTGTGCGCCAAGGCTCTGCCTCCTTGTTTACTTAAACTTAGCGTTTGGGTAGAGCTTGAGATTAGGAAAGAGAATGAGAGCGCCTGTGGCTCTCCGCATCCGAGAAGGAAGGGAATGGAGTGTTGTGGAAG GATGCAGACCTCAGAGCGAGAGGGCTGTGGACCGGAGGTGAGCCCCAGCACGGTCCCCGAGGCTACCCTGGAGTCTCTACCTGTTCCTACCAAGTTGCCGGCATTTGATCTGTTCAACTTGGTTCTGTCCTACAAGCGGCTTGAGGTCTACCTGGAACCCCTGAAGGACGCCGGCGATGGGGTCCGGTATTTGCTCAG GTGGCAGACGCCATTGTGTTCCTTGCTGACCTGCCTGGGCCTCAACGTCTTGTTCCTCACCTTGAACGAGG GTGCCTGGTACTCAGTGGGCGCCCTGATGATTTCAGTGCCTGCCCTACTGGGCTACCTTCAGGAGGGCTGCCAGGCACGGCTGTCCGAGTCTGAGCTGATGAGGAGGAAGTACCACAGCGTGAGGCAGGAGGACCTGCAGAGAGTTCGCCTGTCTCGCCCCGAGGCCGTAGCTGAGGTGAAGAGCTT CTTGATCCAGCTGGAGGCCCTCCTGAGCCGCCTGTGCGGCACCTGCGAAGCCGCCTACCGCGTGCTGCACTGGGAGAACCCCGCTGTGTCCTCACA GTTCTATGGGGCTCTCCTGGGCACGGTTTGCATGCTGTACCTGCTGCctctgtgctgggtccttgcCCTTTTAAACAGCACACTCTTTCTGGGGAATGTGGAGTTCTTCCGAG TGGTGTCTGAATATAGGGCATCTCTGCAGCGGCGGATGAACCCCAAGCAGGAAGAGAGTGCCTTTGAGAGCCCGCCACCATCAGATGCTGGGGGGAAGGGCGCTCTGGTGGACTGCACTCCTGCACCCACGCCCACAGAG GACCTCACGCCGGGCAGTGTGGAGGAGGCGGAGGAGGCCGAGCCTGACGAGGAGTTTAAAGATGCGATTGAG GAGACCCACTTGGTGGTGCTG GAGGATGACGAGGGGGCCCCGTGCCCGGCAGAGGACGAGCTGGTCCTGCAGGACAACGGCTTCCTGAGCAAGAACGAGGTGCTGCGCAGCAAGGTGTCGCGGCTCACTGAGCGGCTCCGCAAGCGGTACCCGACCAACAACTATG GGAGCTGTACGGGCTGCTCGGCCACCTTCTCAGTGCTGAAGAAGAGG CGGAACTGCAGTAACTGTGGAAACATCTTCTGCTCTCGATGCTGCTCCTTCAAGGTGCCCAGGTCCTCCATGGGGGCCACAG TAACATATGCTTATTCTAGAAGATTTGGAAATTACTATacagaagaagaaggaagagaaaaataa
- the ZFYVE27 gene encoding protrudin isoform X6: MAPLLPSPSNTRFPRRPRSKPLPLDSLLLLCAKALPPCLLKLSVWVELEIRKENESACGSPHPRRKGMECCGRMQTSEREGCGPEVSPSTVPEATLESLPVPTKLPAFDLFNLVLSYKRLEVYLEPLKDAGDGVRYLLRWQTPLCSLLTCLGLNVLFLTLNEGAWYSVGALMISVPALLGYLQEGCQARLSESELMRRKYHSVRQEDLQRVRLSRPEAVAEVKSFLIQLEALLSRLCGTCEAAYRVLHWENPAVSSQFYGALLGTVCMLYLLPLCWVLALLNSTLFLGNVEFFRVVSEYRASLQRRMNPKQEESAFESPPPSDAGGKGALVDCTPAPTPTEDLTPGSVEEAEEAEPDEEFKDAIEETHLVVLVPELCQEGTGLEGAVPAGG, from the exons ATGGCCCCTTTGTTACCCTCCCCTTCAAACACCCGCTTCCCCCGCCGTCCCAGATCGAAGCCCCTACCCTTGGACTCCCTATTGTTGCTGTGCGCCAAGGCTCTGCCTCCTTGTTTACTTAAACTTAGCGTTTGGGTAGAGCTTGAGATTAGGAAAGAGAATGAGAGCGCCTGTGGCTCTCCGCATCCGAGAAGGAAGGGAATGGAGTGTTGTGGAAG GATGCAGACCTCAGAGCGAGAGGGCTGTGGACCGGAGGTGAGCCCCAGCACGGTCCCCGAGGCTACCCTGGAGTCTCTACCTGTTCCTACCAAGTTGCCGGCATTTGATCTGTTCAACTTGGTTCTGTCCTACAAGCGGCTTGAGGTCTACCTGGAACCCCTGAAGGACGCCGGCGATGGGGTCCGGTATTTGCTCAG GTGGCAGACGCCATTGTGTTCCTTGCTGACCTGCCTGGGCCTCAACGTCTTGTTCCTCACCTTGAACGAGG GTGCCTGGTACTCAGTGGGCGCCCTGATGATTTCAGTGCCTGCCCTACTGGGCTACCTTCAGGAGGGCTGCCAGGCACGGCTGTCCGAGTCTGAGCTGATGAGGAGGAAGTACCACAGCGTGAGGCAGGAGGACCTGCAGAGAGTTCGCCTGTCTCGCCCCGAGGCCGTAGCTGAGGTGAAGAGCTT CTTGATCCAGCTGGAGGCCCTCCTGAGCCGCCTGTGCGGCACCTGCGAAGCCGCCTACCGCGTGCTGCACTGGGAGAACCCCGCTGTGTCCTCACA GTTCTATGGGGCTCTCCTGGGCACGGTTTGCATGCTGTACCTGCTGCctctgtgctgggtccttgcCCTTTTAAACAGCACACTCTTTCTGGGGAATGTGGAGTTCTTCCGAG TGGTGTCTGAATATAGGGCATCTCTGCAGCGGCGGATGAACCCCAAGCAGGAAGAGAGTGCCTTTGAGAGCCCGCCACCATCAGATGCTGGGGGGAAGGGCGCTCTGGTGGACTGCACTCCTGCACCCACGCCCACAGAG GACCTCACGCCGGGCAGTGTGGAGGAGGCGGAGGAGGCCGAGCCTGACGAGGAGTTTAAAGATGCGATTGAG GAGACCCACTTGGTGGTGCTG GTCCCAGAGCTCTGTCAGGAGGGGACAGGACTGGAAGGAGCTGTTCCCGCAGGAGGATGA
- the ZFYVE27 gene encoding protrudin isoform X2 translates to MAPLLPSPSNTRFPRRPRSKPLPLDSLLLLCAKALPPCLLKLSVWVELEIRKENESACGSPHPRRKGMECCGRMQTSEREGCGPEVSPSTVPEATLESLPVPTKLPAFDLFNLVLSYKRLEVYLEPLKDAGDGVRYLLRWQTPLCSLLTCLGLNVLFLTLNEGAWYSVGALMISVPALLGYLQEGCQARLSESELMRRKYHSVRQEDLQRVRLSRPEAVAEVKSFLIQLEALLSRLCGTCEAAYRVLHWENPAVSSQFYGALLGTVCMLYLLPLCWVLALLNSTLFLGNVEFFRVVSEYRASLQRRMNPKQEESAFESPPPSDAGGKGALVDCTPAPTPTEDLTPGSVEEAEEAEPDEEFKDAIEETHLVVLEDDEGAPCPAEDELVLQDNGFLSKNEVLRSKVSRLTERLRKRYPTNNYGSCTGCSATFSVLKKRRNCSNCGNIFCSRCCSFKVPRSSMGATAPEAQRETVFVCASCNQTLSK, encoded by the exons ATGGCCCCTTTGTTACCCTCCCCTTCAAACACCCGCTTCCCCCGCCGTCCCAGATCGAAGCCCCTACCCTTGGACTCCCTATTGTTGCTGTGCGCCAAGGCTCTGCCTCCTTGTTTACTTAAACTTAGCGTTTGGGTAGAGCTTGAGATTAGGAAAGAGAATGAGAGCGCCTGTGGCTCTCCGCATCCGAGAAGGAAGGGAATGGAGTGTTGTGGAAG GATGCAGACCTCAGAGCGAGAGGGCTGTGGACCGGAGGTGAGCCCCAGCACGGTCCCCGAGGCTACCCTGGAGTCTCTACCTGTTCCTACCAAGTTGCCGGCATTTGATCTGTTCAACTTGGTTCTGTCCTACAAGCGGCTTGAGGTCTACCTGGAACCCCTGAAGGACGCCGGCGATGGGGTCCGGTATTTGCTCAG GTGGCAGACGCCATTGTGTTCCTTGCTGACCTGCCTGGGCCTCAACGTCTTGTTCCTCACCTTGAACGAGG GTGCCTGGTACTCAGTGGGCGCCCTGATGATTTCAGTGCCTGCCCTACTGGGCTACCTTCAGGAGGGCTGCCAGGCACGGCTGTCCGAGTCTGAGCTGATGAGGAGGAAGTACCACAGCGTGAGGCAGGAGGACCTGCAGAGAGTTCGCCTGTCTCGCCCCGAGGCCGTAGCTGAGGTGAAGAGCTT CTTGATCCAGCTGGAGGCCCTCCTGAGCCGCCTGTGCGGCACCTGCGAAGCCGCCTACCGCGTGCTGCACTGGGAGAACCCCGCTGTGTCCTCACA GTTCTATGGGGCTCTCCTGGGCACGGTTTGCATGCTGTACCTGCTGCctctgtgctgggtccttgcCCTTTTAAACAGCACACTCTTTCTGGGGAATGTGGAGTTCTTCCGAG TGGTGTCTGAATATAGGGCATCTCTGCAGCGGCGGATGAACCCCAAGCAGGAAGAGAGTGCCTTTGAGAGCCCGCCACCATCAGATGCTGGGGGGAAGGGCGCTCTGGTGGACTGCACTCCTGCACCCACGCCCACAGAG GACCTCACGCCGGGCAGTGTGGAGGAGGCGGAGGAGGCCGAGCCTGACGAGGAGTTTAAAGATGCGATTGAG GAGACCCACTTGGTGGTGCTG GAGGATGACGAGGGGGCCCCGTGCCCGGCAGAGGACGAGCTGGTCCTGCAGGACAACGGCTTCCTGAGCAAGAACGAGGTGCTGCGCAGCAAGGTGTCGCGGCTCACTGAGCGGCTCCGCAAGCGGTACCCGACCAACAACTATG GGAGCTGTACGGGCTGCTCGGCCACCTTCTCAGTGCTGAAGAAGAGG CGGAACTGCAGTAACTGTGGAAACATCTTCTGCTCTCGATGCTGCTCCTTCAAGGTGCCCAGGTCCTCCATGGGGGCCACAG CccctgaagcccagagagagactgtgtttgtgtgtgcctcGTGTAACCAGACCTTGAGCAAGTGA
- the ZFYVE27 gene encoding protrudin isoform X1: MAPLLPSPSNTRFPRRPRSKPLPLDSLLLLCAKALPPCLLKLSVWVELEIRKENESACGSPHPRRKGMECCGRMQTSEREGCGPEVSPSTVPEATLESLPVPTKLPAFDLFNLVLSYKRLEVYLEPLKDAGDGVRYLLRWQTPLCSLLTCLGLNVLFLTLNEGAWYSVGALMISVPALLGYLQEGCQARLSESELMRRKYHSVRQEDLQRVRLSRPEAVAEVKSFLIQLEALLSRLCGTCEAAYRVLHWENPAVSSQFYGALLGTVCMLYLLPLCWVLALLNSTLFLGNVEFFRVVSEYRASLQRRMNPKQEESAFESPPPSDAGGKGALVDCTPAPTPTEDLTPGSVEEAEEAEPDEEFKDAIEEDDEGAPCPAEDELVLQDNGFLSKNEVLRSKVSRLTERLRKRYPTNNYGSCTGCSATFSVLKKRRNCSNCGNIFCSRCCSFKVPRSSMGATAPEAQRETVFVCASCNQTLSK; this comes from the exons ATGGCCCCTTTGTTACCCTCCCCTTCAAACACCCGCTTCCCCCGCCGTCCCAGATCGAAGCCCCTACCCTTGGACTCCCTATTGTTGCTGTGCGCCAAGGCTCTGCCTCCTTGTTTACTTAAACTTAGCGTTTGGGTAGAGCTTGAGATTAGGAAAGAGAATGAGAGCGCCTGTGGCTCTCCGCATCCGAGAAGGAAGGGAATGGAGTGTTGTGGAAG GATGCAGACCTCAGAGCGAGAGGGCTGTGGACCGGAGGTGAGCCCCAGCACGGTCCCCGAGGCTACCCTGGAGTCTCTACCTGTTCCTACCAAGTTGCCGGCATTTGATCTGTTCAACTTGGTTCTGTCCTACAAGCGGCTTGAGGTCTACCTGGAACCCCTGAAGGACGCCGGCGATGGGGTCCGGTATTTGCTCAG GTGGCAGACGCCATTGTGTTCCTTGCTGACCTGCCTGGGCCTCAACGTCTTGTTCCTCACCTTGAACGAGG GTGCCTGGTACTCAGTGGGCGCCCTGATGATTTCAGTGCCTGCCCTACTGGGCTACCTTCAGGAGGGCTGCCAGGCACGGCTGTCCGAGTCTGAGCTGATGAGGAGGAAGTACCACAGCGTGAGGCAGGAGGACCTGCAGAGAGTTCGCCTGTCTCGCCCCGAGGCCGTAGCTGAGGTGAAGAGCTT CTTGATCCAGCTGGAGGCCCTCCTGAGCCGCCTGTGCGGCACCTGCGAAGCCGCCTACCGCGTGCTGCACTGGGAGAACCCCGCTGTGTCCTCACA GTTCTATGGGGCTCTCCTGGGCACGGTTTGCATGCTGTACCTGCTGCctctgtgctgggtccttgcCCTTTTAAACAGCACACTCTTTCTGGGGAATGTGGAGTTCTTCCGAG TGGTGTCTGAATATAGGGCATCTCTGCAGCGGCGGATGAACCCCAAGCAGGAAGAGAGTGCCTTTGAGAGCCCGCCACCATCAGATGCTGGGGGGAAGGGCGCTCTGGTGGACTGCACTCCTGCACCCACGCCCACAGAG GACCTCACGCCGGGCAGTGTGGAGGAGGCGGAGGAGGCCGAGCCTGACGAGGAGTTTAAAGATGCGATTGAG GAGGATGACGAGGGGGCCCCGTGCCCGGCAGAGGACGAGCTGGTCCTGCAGGACAACGGCTTCCTGAGCAAGAACGAGGTGCTGCGCAGCAAGGTGTCGCGGCTCACTGAGCGGCTCCGCAAGCGGTACCCGACCAACAACTATG GGAGCTGTACGGGCTGCTCGGCCACCTTCTCAGTGCTGAAGAAGAGG CGGAACTGCAGTAACTGTGGAAACATCTTCTGCTCTCGATGCTGCTCCTTCAAGGTGCCCAGGTCCTCCATGGGGGCCACAG CccctgaagcccagagagagactgtgtttgtgtgtgcctcGTGTAACCAGACCTTGAGCAAGTGA
- the ZFYVE27 gene encoding protrudin isoform X7 gives MAPLLPSPSNTRFPRRPRSKPLPLDSLLLLCAKALPPCLLKLSVWVELEIRKENESACGSPHPRRKGMECCGRMQTSEREGCGPEVSPSTVPEATLESLPVPTKLPAFDLFNLVLSYKRLEVYLEPLKDAGDGVRYLLRWQTPLCSLLTCLGLNVLFLTLNEGAWYSVGALMISVPALLGYLQEGCQARLSESELMRRKYHSVRQEDLQRVRLSRPEAVAEVKSFLIQLEALLSRLCGTCEAAYRVLHWENPAVSSQFYGALLGTVCMLYLLPLCWVLALLNSTLFLGNVEFFRVVSEYRASLQRRMNPKQEESAFESPPPSDAGGKGALVDCTPAPTPTEDLTPGSVEEAEEAEPDEEFKDAIEVPELCQEGTGLEGAVPAGG, from the exons ATGGCCCCTTTGTTACCCTCCCCTTCAAACACCCGCTTCCCCCGCCGTCCCAGATCGAAGCCCCTACCCTTGGACTCCCTATTGTTGCTGTGCGCCAAGGCTCTGCCTCCTTGTTTACTTAAACTTAGCGTTTGGGTAGAGCTTGAGATTAGGAAAGAGAATGAGAGCGCCTGTGGCTCTCCGCATCCGAGAAGGAAGGGAATGGAGTGTTGTGGAAG GATGCAGACCTCAGAGCGAGAGGGCTGTGGACCGGAGGTGAGCCCCAGCACGGTCCCCGAGGCTACCCTGGAGTCTCTACCTGTTCCTACCAAGTTGCCGGCATTTGATCTGTTCAACTTGGTTCTGTCCTACAAGCGGCTTGAGGTCTACCTGGAACCCCTGAAGGACGCCGGCGATGGGGTCCGGTATTTGCTCAG GTGGCAGACGCCATTGTGTTCCTTGCTGACCTGCCTGGGCCTCAACGTCTTGTTCCTCACCTTGAACGAGG GTGCCTGGTACTCAGTGGGCGCCCTGATGATTTCAGTGCCTGCCCTACTGGGCTACCTTCAGGAGGGCTGCCAGGCACGGCTGTCCGAGTCTGAGCTGATGAGGAGGAAGTACCACAGCGTGAGGCAGGAGGACCTGCAGAGAGTTCGCCTGTCTCGCCCCGAGGCCGTAGCTGAGGTGAAGAGCTT CTTGATCCAGCTGGAGGCCCTCCTGAGCCGCCTGTGCGGCACCTGCGAAGCCGCCTACCGCGTGCTGCACTGGGAGAACCCCGCTGTGTCCTCACA GTTCTATGGGGCTCTCCTGGGCACGGTTTGCATGCTGTACCTGCTGCctctgtgctgggtccttgcCCTTTTAAACAGCACACTCTTTCTGGGGAATGTGGAGTTCTTCCGAG TGGTGTCTGAATATAGGGCATCTCTGCAGCGGCGGATGAACCCCAAGCAGGAAGAGAGTGCCTTTGAGAGCCCGCCACCATCAGATGCTGGGGGGAAGGGCGCTCTGGTGGACTGCACTCCTGCACCCACGCCCACAGAG GACCTCACGCCGGGCAGTGTGGAGGAGGCGGAGGAGGCCGAGCCTGACGAGGAGTTTAAAGATGCGATTGAG GTCCCAGAGCTCTGTCAGGAGGGGACAGGACTGGAAGGAGCTGTTCCCGCAGGAGGATGA
- the ZFYVE27 gene encoding protrudin isoform X4, producing MQTSEREGCGPEVSPSTVPEATLESLPVPTKLPAFDLFNLVLSYKRLEVYLEPLKDAGDGVRYLLRWQTPLCSLLTCLGLNVLFLTLNEGAWYSVGALMISVPALLGYLQEGCQARLSESELMRRKYHSVRQEDLQRVRLSRPEAVAEVKSFLIQLEALLSRLCGTCEAAYRVLHWENPAVSSQFYGALLGTVCMLYLLPLCWVLALLNSTLFLGNVEFFRVVSEYRASLQRRMNPKQEESAFESPPPSDAGGKGALVDCTPAPTPTEDLTPGSVEEAEEAEPDEEFKDAIEETHLVVLEDDEGAPCPAEDELVLQDNGFLSKNEVLRSKVSRLTERLRKRYPTNNYGSCTGCSATFSVLKKRRNCSNCGNIFCSRCCSFKVPRSSMGATAPEAQRETVFVCASCNQTLSK from the exons ATGCAGACCTCAGAGCGAGAGGGCTGTGGACCGGAGGTGAGCCCCAGCACGGTCCCCGAGGCTACCCTGGAGTCTCTACCTGTTCCTACCAAGTTGCCGGCATTTGATCTGTTCAACTTGGTTCTGTCCTACAAGCGGCTTGAGGTCTACCTGGAACCCCTGAAGGACGCCGGCGATGGGGTCCGGTATTTGCTCAG GTGGCAGACGCCATTGTGTTCCTTGCTGACCTGCCTGGGCCTCAACGTCTTGTTCCTCACCTTGAACGAGG GTGCCTGGTACTCAGTGGGCGCCCTGATGATTTCAGTGCCTGCCCTACTGGGCTACCTTCAGGAGGGCTGCCAGGCACGGCTGTCCGAGTCTGAGCTGATGAGGAGGAAGTACCACAGCGTGAGGCAGGAGGACCTGCAGAGAGTTCGCCTGTCTCGCCCCGAGGCCGTAGCTGAGGTGAAGAGCTT CTTGATCCAGCTGGAGGCCCTCCTGAGCCGCCTGTGCGGCACCTGCGAAGCCGCCTACCGCGTGCTGCACTGGGAGAACCCCGCTGTGTCCTCACA GTTCTATGGGGCTCTCCTGGGCACGGTTTGCATGCTGTACCTGCTGCctctgtgctgggtccttgcCCTTTTAAACAGCACACTCTTTCTGGGGAATGTGGAGTTCTTCCGAG TGGTGTCTGAATATAGGGCATCTCTGCAGCGGCGGATGAACCCCAAGCAGGAAGAGAGTGCCTTTGAGAGCCCGCCACCATCAGATGCTGGGGGGAAGGGCGCTCTGGTGGACTGCACTCCTGCACCCACGCCCACAGAG GACCTCACGCCGGGCAGTGTGGAGGAGGCGGAGGAGGCCGAGCCTGACGAGGAGTTTAAAGATGCGATTGAG GAGACCCACTTGGTGGTGCTG GAGGATGACGAGGGGGCCCCGTGCCCGGCAGAGGACGAGCTGGTCCTGCAGGACAACGGCTTCCTGAGCAAGAACGAGGTGCTGCGCAGCAAGGTGTCGCGGCTCACTGAGCGGCTCCGCAAGCGGTACCCGACCAACAACTATG GGAGCTGTACGGGCTGCTCGGCCACCTTCTCAGTGCTGAAGAAGAGG CGGAACTGCAGTAACTGTGGAAACATCTTCTGCTCTCGATGCTGCTCCTTCAAGGTGCCCAGGTCCTCCATGGGGGCCACAG CccctgaagcccagagagagactgtgtttgtgtgtgcctcGTGTAACCAGACCTTGAGCAAGTGA
- the ZFYVE27 gene encoding protrudin: MQTSEREGCGPEVSPSTVPEATLESLPVPTKLPAFDLFNLVLSYKRLEVYLEPLKDAGDGVRYLLRWQTPLCSLLTCLGLNVLFLTLNEGAWYSVGALMISVPALLGYLQEGCQARLSESELMRRKYHSVRQEDLQRVRLSRPEAVAEVKSFLIQLEALLSRLCGTCEAAYRVLHWENPAVSSQFYGALLGTVCMLYLLPLCWVLALLNSTLFLGNVEFFRVVSEYRASLQRRMNPKQEESAFESPPPSDAGGKGALVDCTPAPTPTEDLTPGSVEEAEEAEPDEEFKDAIEEDDEGAPCPAEDELVLQDNGFLSKNEVLRSKVSRLTERLRKRYPTNNYGSCTGCSATFSVLKKRRNCSNCGNIFCSRCCSFKVPRSSMGATAPEAQRETVFVCASCNQTLSK, encoded by the exons ATGCAGACCTCAGAGCGAGAGGGCTGTGGACCGGAGGTGAGCCCCAGCACGGTCCCCGAGGCTACCCTGGAGTCTCTACCTGTTCCTACCAAGTTGCCGGCATTTGATCTGTTCAACTTGGTTCTGTCCTACAAGCGGCTTGAGGTCTACCTGGAACCCCTGAAGGACGCCGGCGATGGGGTCCGGTATTTGCTCAG GTGGCAGACGCCATTGTGTTCCTTGCTGACCTGCCTGGGCCTCAACGTCTTGTTCCTCACCTTGAACGAGG GTGCCTGGTACTCAGTGGGCGCCCTGATGATTTCAGTGCCTGCCCTACTGGGCTACCTTCAGGAGGGCTGCCAGGCACGGCTGTCCGAGTCTGAGCTGATGAGGAGGAAGTACCACAGCGTGAGGCAGGAGGACCTGCAGAGAGTTCGCCTGTCTCGCCCCGAGGCCGTAGCTGAGGTGAAGAGCTT CTTGATCCAGCTGGAGGCCCTCCTGAGCCGCCTGTGCGGCACCTGCGAAGCCGCCTACCGCGTGCTGCACTGGGAGAACCCCGCTGTGTCCTCACA GTTCTATGGGGCTCTCCTGGGCACGGTTTGCATGCTGTACCTGCTGCctctgtgctgggtccttgcCCTTTTAAACAGCACACTCTTTCTGGGGAATGTGGAGTTCTTCCGAG TGGTGTCTGAATATAGGGCATCTCTGCAGCGGCGGATGAACCCCAAGCAGGAAGAGAGTGCCTTTGAGAGCCCGCCACCATCAGATGCTGGGGGGAAGGGCGCTCTGGTGGACTGCACTCCTGCACCCACGCCCACAGAG GACCTCACGCCGGGCAGTGTGGAGGAGGCGGAGGAGGCCGAGCCTGACGAGGAGTTTAAAGATGCGATTGAG GAGGATGACGAGGGGGCCCCGTGCCCGGCAGAGGACGAGCTGGTCCTGCAGGACAACGGCTTCCTGAGCAAGAACGAGGTGCTGCGCAGCAAGGTGTCGCGGCTCACTGAGCGGCTCCGCAAGCGGTACCCGACCAACAACTATG GGAGCTGTACGGGCTGCTCGGCCACCTTCTCAGTGCTGAAGAAGAGG CGGAACTGCAGTAACTGTGGAAACATCTTCTGCTCTCGATGCTGCTCCTTCAAGGTGCCCAGGTCCTCCATGGGGGCCACAG CccctgaagcccagagagagactgtgtttgtgtgtgcctcGTGTAACCAGACCTTGAGCAAGTGA